From Candidatus Zixiibacteriota bacterium, a single genomic window includes:
- a CDS encoding DUF3857 domain-containing protein, with product MQLTTRHKALSLGAWATAFLLGTAVPVVAQDAGRAPWGQQTPTEYSRTRLGDDPTAGASVSFDRGQITVGPGLKFTFQRHRRVQIFRHDASFLANIKIPYHKSEKIEKVEAHTVTRDGRVVDVASRVFITEETGDWRALVFAFPEVAPGCVIEYRYELSSRNFYYLRPWAFQDVVPTEYSELAVRLPEGFEYTAVVNNSEFVRGPDTSEVISLVHGSGTVRQFRWHAIDLAPLTTEPLVASILNHRTLLDFQVVRFNDGSKVMEFVDSWNDLADQVKRAYSRVLEPNHNWPRWDKVAPLLSSRELIERIYEFVRDSVAVSGAAISVYNGGLRDAARVLSDRRGNALEKNLLFISLLRYHDIDAWPVLISRRSHLRFDQRDHRLEQFDHAIVCIEHDGEQIFCETNVPNAWLGYLPPDDQVDAGVVIGYPSHRKVLIDLPAPPVDNSRIADGSVTLRADGSAHGTLELTLGGQAAFELLCALADHDTVGYLRREWLPDIAPTAIEITRSGKHGWAPILMRVEFDWTGAATVDADRLTIFPGTIRALGENPLMTSARHYPISFESAWTEECRMVWHVPDGFRLNTPPPPHDLIGDGFVFRSSIGVDGDSITARRFWRVERRDFGARQFPDLRSMFNTVSLAQHRIMVLSAE from the coding sequence ATGCAGTTGACAACACGCCATAAGGCGTTGTCCCTTGGGGCTTGGGCAACGGCCTTCCTGCTGGGTACGGCGGTCCCCGTTGTTGCTCAGGACGCGGGCCGCGCACCTTGGGGACAACAGACACCCACGGAGTACAGCCGCACCCGCCTCGGCGACGATCCGACGGCGGGCGCCTCGGTCAGTTTCGATCGGGGTCAGATAACTGTGGGCCCCGGTCTAAAGTTTACGTTCCAGCGGCACCGGCGGGTTCAAATTTTCCGGCACGACGCGTCATTTTTGGCCAACATCAAGATTCCGTACCATAAATCCGAGAAAATCGAGAAGGTCGAAGCCCACACGGTGACTCGGGACGGCCGGGTCGTCGATGTCGCCAGCCGCGTCTTCATCACCGAGGAAACCGGAGACTGGCGCGCCTTGGTCTTCGCCTTTCCCGAGGTCGCCCCCGGTTGCGTGATCGAGTACCGCTACGAACTCAGTTCGCGCAATTTTTACTACCTGCGTCCATGGGCCTTTCAGGATGTGGTTCCGACCGAGTACTCCGAATTGGCGGTGAGGTTGCCGGAGGGCTTTGAGTACACGGCGGTCGTCAACAACAGCGAGTTCGTGCGCGGACCCGACACCAGCGAGGTTATTTCGCTTGTCCACGGCAGCGGGACCGTGCGGCAGTTCCGTTGGCATGCAATCGATCTCGCGCCGCTGACCACCGAACCGTTGGTCGCCTCGATTCTCAACCATCGAACGCTGCTGGATTTCCAGGTCGTCCGCTTCAACGACGGCTCCAAGGTGATGGAGTTTGTCGACTCCTGGAATGATCTGGCCGATCAGGTCAAGCGCGCGTACAGCCGCGTCCTGGAGCCCAACCACAATTGGCCCCGCTGGGACAAGGTCGCGCCCCTGTTGTCAAGCCGGGAGTTGATCGAACGTATCTACGAATTTGTGCGTGATTCGGTCGCTGTCTCCGGTGCGGCCATCTCGGTCTACAACGGCGGCCTGCGGGATGCCGCTCGCGTCTTGTCCGACCGTCGCGGCAACGCGCTCGAGAAGAACCTGCTGTTTATCTCGCTATTGCGGTACCATGACATCGACGCCTGGCCGGTATTGATCTCGCGTCGCAGCCACCTGCGGTTCGACCAGCGCGACCACCGTCTCGAACAATTCGACCACGCCATTGTCTGCATTGAACACGACGGCGAGCAGATCTTCTGTGAGACCAACGTTCCCAATGCCTGGCTGGGATATCTCCCCCCCGATGATCAAGTGGATGCCGGAGTGGTCATCGGGTACCCGTCGCATCGAAAGGTTTTAATCGACCTTCCGGCCCCGCCGGTCGACAATTCCCGCATCGCCGACGGCTCGGTCACTCTGCGGGCGGACGGATCGGCGCACGGGACGCTCGAGTTGACGCTCGGCGGCCAAGCCGCCTTTGAACTGCTGTGCGCGCTCGCCGACCACGACACGGTCGGATACCTGCGCCGTGAATGGCTGCCCGACATCGCGCCGACCGCGATTGAAATCACTCGGAGCGGCAAGCACGGCTGGGCACCGATCCTGATGCGGGTCGAATTCGACTGGACGGGAGCCGCCACGGTCGACGCGGACCGATTGACGATCTTCCCCGGCACCATCCGTGCACTCGGCGAAAATCCGCTGATGACATCAGCCCGGCACTACCCGATCTCCTTCGAATCGGCGTGGACTGAGGAATGCCGGATGGTCTGGCATGTCCCCGATGGTTTTCGTCTCAACACGCCACCACCGCCGCACGATCTGATCGGCGATGGGTTTGTTTTCCGCTCCTCGATCGGCGTCGATGGCGACTCGATTACCGCGCGGCGGTTCTGGCGCGTCGAACGGCGTGACTTCGGCGCCAGGCAGTTCCCGGACTTGCGCAGCATGTTTAACACGGTCAGTCTCGCGCAGCATCGCATCATGGTCTTATCGGCCGAATAG
- the groL gene encoding chaperonin GroEL (60 kDa chaperone family; promotes refolding of misfolded polypeptides especially under stressful conditions; forms two stacked rings of heptamers to form a barrel-shaped 14mer; ends can be capped by GroES; misfolded proteins enter the barrel where they are refolded when GroES binds), with amino-acid sequence MSKMLEYSSAAREKMKRGVDQLANAVRITLGPKGRNVVIDKKFGAPTVTKDGVTVAKEIELEDHFENMGAQMVKEVASKTSDVAGDGTTTATVLAQAIYREGLKNVTAGANPMALQRGIQKAVNAVVAQLKALKIDVPSKKEYAQVATISANNDREIGDLIADAMDKVGKDGVITVEEAKSTDTTLELVEGMQFDRGYISPYFVTDAESMEAVLEEPVILIHDKKISTMKDLLPLLEKVAQLGRPLLVIAEDVEGEALATLVVNKLRGTLKVCAVKAPGFGDRRKAMLEDIAILTGGQVVSEELGFKLENTVLSHLGKAARVSIDKDNTTVVKGAGADDKIKGRINQIKKQIEETTSDYDKEKLQERLAKLSGGVAVINVGAATEVEMKEKKARVEDALHATRAAAEEGIVPGGGVAYLRCLGALEGVNGGGEDESIGVNIIRKSLEAPIRLISENAGAEGSIVINRVKAEKGNFGYNAQTDTYEDLMKAGVIDPTKVVRSALENAASIAGLLLTTEVMITDKPDKRDKGGMPGGGMPGGMGGGYDDF; translated from the coding sequence ATGTCAAAGATGCTGGAATACTCCAGTGCCGCCCGCGAGAAGATGAAACGCGGTGTCGACCAGTTGGCCAATGCCGTGCGCATCACACTCGGACCGAAGGGACGCAATGTCGTCATCGACAAGAAATTCGGAGCGCCGACGGTCACCAAAGACGGCGTGACCGTCGCCAAAGAAATCGAACTCGAGGACCACTTCGAGAACATGGGCGCGCAGATGGTCAAGGAGGTTGCTTCGAAGACCTCCGACGTCGCCGGTGACGGCACCACCACCGCGACCGTGCTGGCACAGGCGATCTACCGCGAGGGGCTGAAGAATGTCACCGCCGGCGCCAATCCAATGGCGTTGCAGCGCGGCATCCAGAAGGCGGTCAACGCGGTTGTCGCGCAGCTCAAGGCGCTGAAGATCGACGTCCCCTCCAAGAAAGAGTACGCTCAAGTCGCGACCATCTCCGCCAACAACGACCGCGAGATCGGCGATCTGATCGCCGACGCGATGGATAAAGTCGGCAAAGACGGCGTGATCACCGTCGAGGAAGCCAAATCGACCGACACAACGCTGGAGTTGGTCGAGGGGATGCAGTTTGATCGCGGCTATATCTCGCCGTACTTCGTCACCGACGCCGAGTCGATGGAAGCGGTCCTCGAGGAGCCGGTCATTCTGATCCACGACAAGAAGATCTCAACGATGAAAGACCTGCTCCCCCTGTTGGAGAAAGTCGCCCAGTTGGGCCGCCCCCTGTTGGTGATTGCCGAGGATGTCGAGGGCGAGGCGTTGGCCACGTTGGTGGTCAACAAGCTGCGCGGCACGCTGAAGGTCTGCGCGGTCAAGGCCCCCGGCTTTGGCGACCGGCGCAAGGCCATGCTCGAAGACATCGCCATTCTCACCGGCGGTCAGGTGGTTTCCGAGGAACTGGGCTTCAAGCTGGAGAACACGGTCCTCTCGCACCTCGGCAAAGCGGCGCGTGTGTCGATCGACAAGGACAATACGACCGTGGTCAAGGGCGCGGGCGCCGATGACAAGATCAAGGGCCGCATCAACCAGATCAAAAAGCAGATCGAAGAGACCACCTCCGATTACGACAAAGAGAAGCTGCAGGAGCGTCTGGCAAAGCTCTCCGGCGGTGTCGCGGTCATCAATGTCGGCGCGGCCACCGAAGTGGAGATGAAAGAGAAGAAGGCGCGCGTCGAGGATGCGCTCCATGCCACCCGCGCGGCGGCCGAGGAAGGAATAGTTCCGGGCGGCGGTGTCGCCTATTTGCGCTGCCTGGGGGCTTTGGAAGGTGTCAATGGCGGCGGCGAGGATGAAAGCATCGGCGTCAACATCATCCGCAAGTCGCTGGAAGCACCGATCCGGCTGATCTCCGAGAACGCCGGTGCCGAGGGCTCGATCGTGATCAACCGCGTCAAGGCGGAGAAGGGCAACTTCGGCTACAATGCCCAAACCGACACATATGAGGACCTCATGAAGGCGGGCGTCATCGACCCGACCAAGGTCGTGCGCAGCGCATTGGAGAATGCGGCGTCGATTGCCGGGTTGCTGCTGACCACCGAAGTGATGATCACCGACAAGCCCGATAAGAGAGACAAGGGCGGCATGCCCGGAGGCGGAATGCCGGGCGGCATGGGCGGCGGCTACGACGACTTCTAA
- the groES gene encoding co-chaperone GroES has protein sequence MAINVKPLADRVVIRPLETEQEVKKGGIIIPDTAKEKPQEGEVIEIGTGRKTEEGTLIPLEVKKGDRVLYGKYSGTEVTINHDEFLIMRESDILAVVN, from the coding sequence ATGGCAATCAATGTCAAACCGCTGGCCGACCGCGTGGTCATCCGCCCGCTGGAGACCGAGCAGGAAGTCAAGAAGGGCGGGATCATCATCCCCGACACCGCCAAAGAGAAGCCGCAGGAAGGCGAAGTCATCGAAATCGGCACCGGCCGCAAGACCGAAGAGGGCACGCTCATCCCGTTGGAAGTCAAAAAGGGCGACCGCGTGCTGTACGGAAAGTACTCCGGCACGGAAGTCACGATCAACCACGATGAGTTTTTGATCATGCGCGAGTCGGACATTCTCGCGGTCGTCAACTGA